The following coding sequences lie in one Populus trichocarpa isolate Nisqually-1 chromosome 14, P.trichocarpa_v4.1, whole genome shotgun sequence genomic window:
- the LOC18105161 gene encoding squamosa promoter-binding-like protein 8, with translation MLEYEWGNPSTIMLSGGDDQQAGSNHEVQDQNRQASIFDHYTTQSFNDNNLIPQHTSPTLMFQNHPTTTNATHHNINSFFDPRAYAGAGASSFPTTHHPSLLSLDPIPTVTSVATATSYFLIPKSEEIPRSNSDLITSRIGLNLGGRTYFSSAEDDFVNRLYRRSRPLDPGSSSNAPRCQAEGCNADLTHAKHYHRRHKVCEFHSKASTVIAAGLTQRFCQQCSRFHLLSEFDNGKRSCRKRLADHNRRRRKSHQINQENQKSHLENATISSSEILTRSPPDSGAHPTSSVTVAMSPPRMSLDCFKQRSYQATASSSTSSSSLFFSSG, from the exons ATGTTGGAGTACGAATGGGGAAACCCGTCAACAATAATGTTATCAGGTGGAGATGATCAACAAGCTGGAAGCAACCACGAAGTACAAGATCAAAATCGTCAAGCTAGCATTTTCGATCACTACACCACTCAATCTTTCAACGACAACAACCTCATTCCTCAACATACCTCTCCAACCTTAATGTTTCAGAACCACCCCACCACCACCAACGCTACACATCACAATATCAACTCTTTTTTCGACCCTCGTGCTTACGCCGGCGCCGGCGCCTCCTCTTTTCCCACCACTCACCATCCTTCCCTCCTTTCCCTTGATCCAATCCCAACAGTCACATCAGTCGCAACTGCAACCTCTTATTTCCTTATCCCAAAAAGTGAGGAAATTCCTCGTTCAAATTCCGATTTGATCACTTCAAGGATAGGACTGAATTTGGGAGGAAGAACTTATTTTTCTTCGGCTGAGGATGATTTTGTGAACCGGCTTTACCGCCGGTCTAGACCGCTCGATCCCGGTTCTTCATCTAATGCTCCAAGATGTCAAGCTGAAGGGTGCAATGCTGACCTTACTCATGCTAAACACTACCATAGACGCCATAAAGTCTGTGAGTTTCACTCTAAAGCTTCTACTGTCATCGCCGCCGGGTTGACTCAGCGATTCTGCCAGCAGTGTAgcag GTTTCATCTTCTCTCAGAATTTGATAATGGAAAGCGTAGTTGCAGAAAGAGATTAGCTGATCACAATCGTCGTAGGCGAAAATCACaccaaattaatcaagaaaatcagAAATCACATCTAGAAAATGCCACCATTTCCTCATCTGAGATTCTCACAA GGTCTCCACCGGACTCTGGAGCTCATCCTACTTCATCGGTGACGGTGGCGATGTCCCCTCCTCGAATGTCTCTGGATTGTTTCAAGCAAAGATCGTATCAAGCCACTGCTTCTTCTTCTACATCGTCAAGCTCACTGTTTTTCTCAAGCGGGTAA
- the LOC18105162 gene encoding squamosa promoter-binding-like protein 7: MENGGNKGQENDHANLPWEIWELNTSRFDLVNSSNNTAAAAADTFFTTTATSVVESGSSCTHPEGTSAHGFLFPYQNSWLYHHSNNNSYQQLSLYGGDGSNLPPDPHLMCLKLGKRHYFENSTSNNNHSNHPVSDRHEVGGFSIGKRGKPYYSVGGGGGAHDGPSSSTSVNVPRCQVEGCHVALLNAKDYHRRHKVCEMHSKAPKVIVLGLEQRFCQQCSRFHVVSEFDDAKRSCRRRLAGHNERRRKSSQDPVSRNSSQEKLMAGRFPYIASPTGCALSLLSSKADSWVSPSDLSSRSSAALRELIAEHRTAILSRQLVLEKHLHHHAMEDLGESQPSSNFLITHQQQVLSEPHNWGRLNDTSTHVTLDLMQAPSSAFGFLSPRGKNKEEEEECSELWSTMEGAHVV; encoded by the exons ATGGAAAATGGCGGGAACAAAGGTCAAGAGAATGATCATGCAAATCTTCCTTGGGAAATATGGGAGCTTAATACTTCAAGATTTGACTTGGTTAATAGTAGTAATAacactgctgctgctgctgccgacACATTCTTCACCACCACCGCCACTAGTGTGGTGGAGAGCGGCAGCTCCTGCACCCATCCAGAAGGCACTTCTGCACATGGGTTCTTGTTTCCTTACCAAAACAGTTGGCTTTACCACCACAGCAACAATAACAGTTATCAGCAACTCTCTCTTTATGGCGGGGATGGGTCCAACTTGCCCCCAGACCCGCACCTAATGTGCTTGAAGCTAGGCAAGCGACACTACTTTGAAAACAGTACTAgtaataacaatcacagcaaccACCCAGTGAGTGACCGACACGAGGTTGGTGGGTTCTCTATAGGCAAAAGAGGCAAACCCTACTACAGCgtcggtggtggtggtggtgctcaCGACGGACCCTCCTCTTCCACGTCAGTGAATGTGCCGAGGTGTCAGGTGGAGGGGTGCCATGTGGCGTTGTTGAATGCTAAAGATTATCACAGGAGGCATAAAGTTTGTGAGATGCACTCCAAGGCTCCTAAAGTAATTGTTCTAGGTTTGGAGCAGCGGTTCTGTCAGCAGTGTAGCAG GTTTCATGTAGTGTCAGAGTTTGATGATGCAAAGAGGAGTTGTAGGAGGAGATTGGCAGGGCacaatgaaagaagaagaaagagctcTCAGGATCCTGTTTCAAGGAATTCCTCTCAAG AAAAATTGATGGCTGGGAGATTTCCATACATAGCGTCGCCGACAGGATGTGCTCTCTCTCTTCTGTCATCCAAAGCTGATTCCTGGGTTTCTCCTTCTGATCTCTCCTCAAGATCAAGTGCCGCACTACGTGAATTGATTGCAGAACACCGCACAGCCATCCTATCTAGACAGCTTGTTCTTGAAAAACACTTGCACCACCATGCCATGGAAGACCTTGGTGAGTCCCAACCTAGCTCCAATTTTCTTATAACCCATCAGCAACAAGTGCTGTCCGAGCCACACAATTGGGGCCGGTTAAACGACACCAGCACGCATGTGACTTTGGACCTCATGCAGGCTCCAAGTTCAGCATTCGGATTCTTGTCTCCCAGagggaaaaataaagaagaggaagaagagtgTTCTGAGTTATGGAGCACCATGGAAGGAGCCCATgtagtttaa